Proteins encoded within one genomic window of Epinephelus lanceolatus isolate andai-2023 chromosome 9, ASM4190304v1, whole genome shotgun sequence:
- the LOC117252954 gene encoding uncharacterized protein LOC117252954 has translation MAKRRTEDTLLHDAPSKRCCRLMSSVDMHLDSMAPTGGVSPPSLLALLGSRCRKRPHYFEDPEIQEETALYRKPRICDTRKHAASVTVQTSGSFQDRRSTSTLTSSKKRPRGDCEGSETVNPKATDDKADEDTHTETEDCTYNSFQYWRVPLPELNLSLLEDANDCSQTKDKSKVKGASSDAMET, from the exons TCCCTCCAAAAGATGTTGCCGCCTGATGAGCAGTGTTGACATGCACCTGGACAGCATGGCTCCGACCGGGGGTGTGAGCCCGCCGTCCCTGCTGGCTCTGCTGGGCAGCCGCTGCAGGAAGAGGCCGCACTACTTTGAAGACCCAGAGATACAGGAAGAAACAGCTCTTTATCGCAAGCCCAGGATCTGCGACACCAGGAAACATGCAGCTAGTGTGACAGTGCAGACTTCTGGAAGTTTCCAGGACCGTCGCAGCACCAGCACGCTCACAAGCTCCAAGAAGCGACCCAGAGGTGACTGCGAGGGTTCAGAGACTGTTAATCCTAAAGCTACTGATGATAAA GCTGATGAAGACACCCACACTGAAACCGAAGACTGCACTTACAACTCCTTCCAGTACTGGAGGGTCCCCTTACCAGAGCTAAACCTTTCACTGTTAGAAGACGCCAATGACTGTTCCCAAACAAAAGAcaagtcaaaagtcaaaggCGCTTCTTCTGATGCCATGGAAACCTGA